A window from Telopea speciosissima isolate NSW1024214 ecotype Mountain lineage chromosome 8, Tspe_v1, whole genome shotgun sequence encodes these proteins:
- the LOC122672753 gene encoding 40S ribosomal protein S9-2-like isoform X1, with protein sequence MVHVSFYRNYGKTFKKPRRPYEKERLDAELKLVGEYGLRCKRELWRVQYALSRIRNAARELLTLDEKNPRRIFEGEALLRRMNRFGLLDESQNKLDYVLALTVENFLERRLQTLVFKSGMAKSIHHARVLIRQRHIRVGRQVVNIASFMVRMDSQKHIDFSLTSPLGGGRPGRVKRKNQKAAAKKAAGGDGDEEDEE encoded by the exons ATGGTGCACGTCAGTTTCTACAGGAACt ATGGGAAGACTTTCAAGAAGCCTCGTCGTCCATACGAAAAAGAGCGATTAGATGCTGAGTTGAAGCTCGTCGGAGAGTACGGTCTCCGATGTAAGAGGGAGTTGTGGAGGGTTCAGTACGCACTTAGCCGCATCCGTAACGCTGCTAGGGAGCTTCTCACTCTTGATGAGAAGAATCCACGCCGGATCTTTGAGGGTGAAGCCCTTCTCCGGCGGATGAACAGGTTCGGGCTTTTGGACGAGAGCCAGAACAAGCTCGATTATGTCTTGGCTCTTACTGTGGAGAACTTCCTTGAACGCCGTCTCCAGACCCTCGTGTTCAAGTCGGGTATGGCGAAGTCCATTCACCATGCCAGAGTACTTATCAGGCAGAGGCATATCAG AGTTGGGAGGCAGGTGGTTAACATTGCATCTTTCATGGTGAGAATGGACTCACAGAAGCATATTGATTTCTCGCTCACTAGCCCACTTGGAGGTGGTCGCCCTGGACGAGTGAAGCGAAAGAATCAGAAGGCTGCTGCAAAGAAGGCTGCTGGTGGGGATGGAGATGAAGAGGACGAGGAGTAA
- the LOC122672753 gene encoding 40S ribosomal protein S9-2-like isoform X2 produces the protein MVHVSFYRNYGKTFKKPRRPYEKERLDAELKLVGEYGLRCKRELWRVQYALSRIRNAARELLTLDEKNPRRIFEGEALLRRMNRFGLLDESQNKLDYVLALTVENFLERRLQTLVFKSGMAKSIHHARVLIRQRHISLSAIAPILKKLCRKGWQTKQKC, from the exons ATGGTGCACGTCAGTTTCTACAGGAACt ATGGGAAGACTTTCAAGAAGCCTCGTCGTCCATACGAAAAAGAGCGATTAGATGCTGAGTTGAAGCTCGTCGGAGAGTACGGTCTCCGATGTAAGAGGGAGTTGTGGAGGGTTCAGTACGCACTTAGCCGCATCCGTAACGCTGCTAGGGAGCTTCTCACTCTTGATGAGAAGAATCCACGCCGGATCTTTGAGGGTGAAGCCCTTCTCCGGCGGATGAACAGGTTCGGGCTTTTGGACGAGAGCCAGAACAAGCTCGATTATGTCTTGGCTCTTACTGTGGAGAACTTCCTTGAACGCCGTCTCCAGACCCTCGTGTTCAAGTCGGGTATGGCGAAGTCCATTCACCATGCCAGAGTACTTATCAGGCAGAGGCATATCAG TTTAAGTGCCATTGCCCCTATATTGAAGAAGCTCTGCAGAAAGGGTTGGCAAACTAAACAGAAATGTTGA
- the LOC122671228 gene encoding transcription factor ILI3-like, translating into MSSRGSSTTSRITEDEINELILKLQAVIPKSTGRKVTTKASASKVLKETCNYIKKLHREVEDLSERLSALMASMDNNSTAEGELLKSLIVQIISESVRDSVK; encoded by the exons ATGTCTTCCAGAGGATCATCAACAACTTCAAGAATCACAGAAGATGAGATCAATGAGCTAATCCTCAAACTACAAGCTGTGATACCAAAGAGTACCGGCCGGAAGGTCACAACCAAG GCATCAGCATCGAAGGTTCTGAAGGAGACATGCAACTACATAAAGAAGCTTCACAGAGAGGTGGAAGACCTCAGCGAGAGACTGTCAGCTTTGATGGCCTCTATGGACAACAACAGCACTGCAGAGGGAGAACTTCTGAAAAGTCTAATTGTTCAAATAATAAGTGAATCTGTGAGAGATAGTGTGAAGTGA
- the LOC122671916 gene encoding uncharacterized protein LOC122671916 — protein sequence MADTVTSLKRPREETQVVEEEEEIIMEETKRQKPYHHILSILEAEEEEPHLDDLSSLITTLQQELSSTSSNSNSSTIPSEAGSIDPPSSCSSEPSSLSSSTSSSPLLFKDYSEEEEEEEKGTTTSCSNIMRHLLEASDDELGIPQTQIRSEELHFGDGSNDGKGVTGFSLFGFHDDGLWDFEDFTANYYTLLQSEFFM from the coding sequence ATGGCAGACACAGTAACATCACTGAAACGCCCAAGAGAAGAAACAcaagtagtagaagaagaagaggagattaTTATGGAGGAAACGAAACGTCAAAAACCCTACCATCACATACTCTCTATTCtggaagcagaggaagaagagccTCACCTAGatgatctctcttctcttatcaCAACCCTCCAGCAGGAActctcctccacctcctccaacTCCAACAGCTCTACCATTCCCTCAGAGGCTGGCTCCATCGATCCCCCATCCAGTTGCAGTAGTGAGCCCAGCTCCTTGTCCTCGTCTACATCTTCGTCTCCCCTGCTCTTCAAAGACTATtccgaggaggaggaagaagaagagaaggggacGACGACGAGTTGTAGTAATATTATGAGACATCTTCTTGAAGCATCGGACGACGAGCTTGGGATTCCACAGACCCAGATCAGATCAGAAGAACTACACTTTGGTGATGGTAGTAATGATGGTAAAGGAGTAACTGGGTTCTCTTTGTTTGGATTTCATGATGATGGCTTGTGGGATTTCGAAGATTTCACTGCTAACTACTATACGCTTTTGCAATCTGAGTTCTTCATGTAG